A section of the Verrucomicrobiota bacterium genome encodes:
- a CDS encoding MotA/TolQ/ExbB proton channel family protein, with translation MNSPRRLLSTSLLIGFLFIGSAAVMAEETGKKDPKAAHSKTLLETLVEGGWVMFPIGIMSILTVYLATDGVMRTSIKKTAPPAFEAEVKRLFQAGDYVGAYTFCRDNKSPLTNVLRVGISLLGDGKTMVEEGMVSEMHKESASFGTQINYLSVIGVVTPMIGLLGTVTGMIKAFSTLGSSGIGDPSSLSGAIGEVLVATASGLVIAIPAFGMFYFLRSRSTSAMHHIQDVINQLFRKMPYDVLAGVHISGEEIYANVPNWIVYEEPAAEEPPAEEPAAA, from the coding sequence ATGAACTCCCCACGTCGCCTCCTCAGCACCAGCCTCCTTATCGGATTTCTCTTCATCGGTTCAGCTGCCGTCATGGCTGAAGAAACCGGAAAGAAAGACCCCAAGGCCGCGCATTCCAAGACCCTGCTTGAGACCCTTGTTGAGGGGGGATGGGTCATGTTCCCGATCGGCATCATGTCGATCCTCACCGTCTATCTTGCCACGGACGGCGTCATGCGCACATCCATCAAGAAGACTGCTCCTCCGGCGTTTGAAGCCGAGGTAAAGCGTCTCTTTCAGGCCGGAGACTACGTCGGAGCCTACACCTTCTGCCGCGACAACAAGTCTCCCCTGACGAATGTTCTCCGCGTCGGTATCTCGCTGCTTGGGGATGGAAAGACGATGGTTGAGGAGGGAATGGTTTCGGAAATGCACAAGGAGAGCGCCTCCTTCGGCACACAGATTAACTACCTCTCCGTCATCGGTGTTGTCACTCCGATGATAGGATTGCTTGGAACCGTCACTGGTATGATCAAGGCCTTCAGCACCTTGGGGAGTTCCGGCATCGGCGACCCTTCCAGCCTCTCGGGTGCCATTGGCGAGGTGCTGGTCGCCACGGCGAGCGGTCTCGTCATCGCGATTCCTGCCTTCGGCATGTTTTACTTCCTACGAAGCCGCTCCACCTCGGCGATGCATCACATCCAGGATGTGATCAACCAACTCTTCCGCAAGATGCCCTATGATGTCCTTGCCGGCGTTCACATAAGCGGTGAGGAGATCTACGCGAACGTTCCCAACTGGATTGTCTACGAGGAGCCAGCAGCAGAAGAGCCGCCAGCAGAGGAGCCCGCCGCGGCCTAA
- a CDS encoding biopolymer transporter ExbD, translated as MAGGGGGLEKGEPDFQIAPMVDVLLVILIFFMVITSAQVLNIDKTIKLPLAPEAAKKDDSRSEAVVNVRWDPATSRASFNFQDHIYSRASEFVEPLKAAKLLGEQMAASKPGQNPEFRLVIRGDRDVPALFVSQAMNSAAEAGISDISFSSVNHD; from the coding sequence ATGGCAGGAGGAGGAGGAGGACTAGAAAAGGGAGAGCCCGATTTCCAGATCGCGCCGATGGTGGATGTCCTGCTGGTCATCCTGATCTTCTTCATGGTCATCACCTCCGCCCAGGTTCTCAACATCGACAAGACCATCAAGCTCCCCCTTGCTCCCGAGGCCGCCAAAAAGGACGATTCCCGTTCCGAGGCCGTGGTGAATGTCCGTTGGGATCCTGCGACCAGTCGGGCTAGTTTCAACTTCCAGGACCACATCTACTCAAGGGCATCTGAGTTCGTGGAACCTCTTAAGGCGGCCAAACTTCTGGGTGAGCAGATGGCGGCCTCCAAGCCGGGCCAGAACCCGGAGTTTCGCCTTGTCATCCGAGGTGACCGCGATGTTCCGGCTCTTTTTGTTTCCCAGGCCATGAACTCGGCCGCCGAGGCCGGGATCTCCGACATCTCCTTCTCCTCGGTCAATCATGACTGA
- a CDS encoding biopolymer transporter ExbD, producing MKPFVNEDDGTMGFQIAPMVDVVFVIMLFFMVMAGAVKVENELTTRLPGSAENSPATEFNDETIIGITDEGEVSLNDEPFDTPTSADLPQLRATLMRLKENADNAKQPAVVTINSDAHAKYSRTIDVLNALAAAKITNVTFNVNEE from the coding sequence ATGAAGCCCTTTGTGAACGAAGATGACGGGACCATGGGCTTCCAGATCGCGCCGATGGTGGATGTCGTCTTCGTCATCATGCTCTTCTTTATGGTCATGGCGGGGGCGGTGAAGGTGGAGAATGAACTCACCACCCGGCTTCCCGGCAGTGCAGAGAACTCCCCTGCAACCGAGTTCAATGACGAGACCATCATCGGCATCACTGACGAGGGGGAAGTCTCCCTCAATGATGAACCCTTCGACACACCGACCAGCGCTGATCTCCCGCAGTTGCGCGCCACGCTGATGCGTCTGAAGGAAAACGCCGATAACGCCAAGCAACCCGCGGTCGTCACCATCAACAGTGATGCGCACGCCAAGTACAGCCGCACCATCGACGTCCTCAATGCCCTCGCGGCGGCCAAGATCACCAATGTGACCTTCAATGTCAACGAGGAGTGA
- the bamD gene encoding outer membrane protein assembly factor BamD, whose translation MIVLLAGISSSLHAESEGLIKSEAITNTLISFGTAADHLAAADALVSSNETEKAITSYRFIAKTYPKSKEAPEAQFKLAKQLNKKGNFEAAFKEYQTLLQKYPQTPNFEESVADQINIANEFLKGMKVKFLGIPMVPSMEKAEEMYKAILKVSPYSKHAAITQFNLGLALQKQGKAQEAIAAYQKVLDKYPNSAACDSAAYQVGYVYQQLGMTGKSQDLSALKQAQNNYQDFLLQYPNSEKVQQAGQNMKTMFSKESADTLRVARFYDFNKDFKASSIYYNDVLRRFPQSEEATAAKTRLDELKALYGEDSLRVGQERPENGERLAERRRLQAQVESTALANYDGPPKKDVIPEEAPLPQPKMKGDLRDTQPIPLQEPPVQTPAQKTPLTP comes from the coding sequence GTGATTGTTCTTCTTGCAGGCATCTCTTCTTCCCTCCATGCCGAATCCGAGGGCCTTATCAAGTCAGAGGCCATCACCAACACGCTGATTTCCTTCGGAACGGCTGCCGATCATCTTGCCGCTGCCGATGCGCTGGTTTCCTCCAATGAAACGGAGAAGGCGATCACCTCCTACCGGTTCATTGCCAAGACCTATCCCAAGAGCAAGGAGGCTCCCGAGGCCCAGTTCAAACTGGCCAAGCAGCTCAATAAGAAGGGGAACTTCGAAGCTGCTTTCAAGGAATACCAGACCCTTCTCCAAAAATATCCGCAGACACCGAACTTCGAAGAGTCGGTCGCCGACCAGATCAACATCGCGAATGAATTCCTGAAGGGAATGAAGGTGAAGTTTCTCGGGATCCCCATGGTTCCCTCCATGGAGAAAGCCGAGGAAATGTACAAGGCGATCCTCAAGGTCTCGCCCTACAGCAAGCACGCCGCCATCACTCAGTTCAATCTCGGCCTTGCGCTTCAAAAGCAGGGTAAAGCTCAGGAGGCGATCGCCGCCTACCAGAAGGTGCTCGATAAGTACCCCAACAGTGCCGCCTGTGATTCGGCCGCCTACCAGGTCGGCTATGTCTACCAGCAACTCGGGATGACGGGAAAGTCACAGGATCTTTCCGCTCTCAAGCAGGCTCAGAATAATTATCAGGATTTCCTGCTGCAGTATCCCAATAGTGAGAAGGTCCAGCAGGCCGGCCAGAACATGAAGACGATGTTCTCCAAGGAATCGGCCGATACGTTGCGAGTCGCGCGCTTCTATGACTTCAACAAGGATTTCAAGGCCTCCTCGATCTATTACAACGATGTCCTCCGTCGCTTCCCTCAGAGCGAGGAGGCGACTGCGGCAAAGACTCGTCTGGATGAGCTGAAGGCTCTTTATGGTGAGGATTCGCTGCGCGTGGGACAGGAGCGTCCGGAGAACGGGGAGCGTCTTGCCGAGCGCCGTCGTCTTCAGGCACAGGTCGAGTCCACGGCCCTTGCGAATTATGACGGGCCGCCGAAAAAGGATGTCATTCCGGAGGAGGCTCCTCTGCCTCAACCAAAGATGAAGGGAGACCTACGCGATACACAGCCCATTCCCCTGCAGGAGCCTCCGGTTCAGACACCCGCTCAGAAAACCCCTCTCACGCCATGA
- the rsmI gene encoding 16S rRNA (cytidine(1402)-2'-O)-methyltransferase: MHPLTLVATPIGNLGDLTLRAIEALRCCDGVIAEDTRRTTQLLAHLEIRKPLISFHEHNEERRLPELIARLRRGEKLCLVTDAGTPSVSDPGFRLVRECIKEKVEYTVLPGPSAVTTALVGSGLPPVPFHFGGFLPSSGSGRRSELRRAIGLGMTGIYFESPYRLVACLTDLVLLSPESRLCVSRELTKIHEEYRHGTPAELAAHYTENPPRGEVTLVIHPSVGITEEAGGKGRKKSYSEKTPMPRNLS, translated from the coding sequence TTGCATCCCCTGACGCTAGTCGCCACGCCGATTGGTAATCTCGGTGATCTCACATTGAGGGCGATCGAGGCCTTGCGGTGCTGTGATGGGGTCATCGCCGAGGATACGCGCCGGACGACCCAGCTACTGGCTCATCTGGAGATTCGCAAGCCCCTCATTAGTTTCCATGAGCATAATGAGGAAAGACGCCTTCCTGAATTGATAGCACGTCTCAGAAGAGGCGAGAAACTGTGTCTGGTGACCGATGCGGGGACCCCCTCGGTGAGTGATCCGGGATTTCGCCTTGTCAGGGAATGCATCAAGGAAAAAGTCGAATACACCGTTCTTCCCGGTCCTAGCGCGGTCACCACGGCGCTTGTCGGAAGTGGTCTCCCCCCTGTCCCGTTTCATTTCGGAGGCTTCCTTCCCTCGTCGGGTTCGGGAAGGCGATCGGAGCTCCGCCGTGCCATCGGACTCGGGATGACGGGAATCTATTTTGAATCACCCTATCGCTTGGTTGCCTGCCTTACGGATCTTGTTCTCCTATCTCCGGAAAGCCGTCTCTGTGTCTCCAGAGAACTCACCAAAATCCATGAGGAATACCGTCATGGCACGCCGGCGGAACTTGCTGCCCACTATACTGAAAATCCCCCACGCGGGGAGGTCACGCTGGTGATCCACCCCTCTGTGGGTATCACTGAAGAGGCTGGGGGAAAGGGCCGTAAAAAGAGCTACTCTGAAAAGACGCCCATGCCGCGGAACTTGTCGTAG
- a CDS encoding acetyl-CoA carboxylase carboxyltransferase subunit alpha has translation MNVQPLDFELPIADLERRVADLAEKRSSEDPLLVAAREDLEKERKALYGNLTPWQRVQIARHATRPYFLDYVAACVTDFVELHGDRFFGDDKAMPAGIGRIGGHRCVIIGQQKGRDVKENVLRNFGSPHPEGYRKALRLMRMAEKFSLPVVCFIDTPGAYPGVGAEERHIAEAIAVNLREMMSLKTQIISLVIGEGGSGGALGIGVADRVLMLENSYYSVISPEGCAAILWKHRKHAPEAAAALKLTADDLQEFGLVDGVLPEPLGGAHRDPSLIYATVTETISAAITALKEIPMKKLLEQRYDKFRGMGVFSE, from the coding sequence ATGAATGTACAACCCCTCGATTTTGAACTTCCGATTGCCGATCTCGAACGCCGTGTGGCCGATCTCGCTGAGAAGCGTAGCTCCGAGGATCCCCTCCTGGTCGCCGCCCGCGAGGATCTCGAGAAGGAACGCAAGGCCCTCTACGGCAACCTCACTCCCTGGCAGCGAGTCCAGATCGCCCGCCACGCCACACGCCCTTATTTCTTGGATTATGTCGCTGCCTGCGTGACCGACTTCGTGGAACTCCACGGAGATCGCTTCTTTGGTGATGACAAGGCGATGCCCGCCGGCATTGGCCGTATCGGAGGCCACCGCTGCGTGATCATCGGCCAGCAAAAGGGTCGTGATGTGAAGGAGAATGTCCTCCGCAATTTCGGCAGCCCCCATCCGGAGGGCTACCGCAAGGCCCTTCGCCTCATGAGGATGGCGGAGAAGTTCTCACTGCCCGTTGTCTGTTTTATCGACACGCCGGGCGCCTACCCAGGGGTCGGTGCAGAGGAGAGGCATATTGCGGAGGCTATCGCCGTGAATCTTCGGGAGATGATGTCCTTGAAGACACAGATCATCTCACTCGTGATTGGCGAGGGTGGCAGCGGTGGGGCTCTCGGTATCGGCGTGGCGGACCGGGTCCTCATGCTGGAGAACTCCTACTACTCGGTCATCTCCCCGGAGGGATGCGCGGCCATCCTCTGGAAGCATCGCAAGCACGCTCCGGAGGCCGCAGCGGCTCTAAAACTCACTGCCGATGATCTTCAGGAGTTCGGTTTGGTCGATGGGGTTCTCCCGGAACCTTTGGGAGGAGCGCATCGCGACCCTTCGCTCATCTACGCGACAGTCACCGAGACGATTTCGGCCGCTATCACGGCACTGAAGGAGATCCCAATGAAAAAGCTGCTGGAACAACGCTACGACAAGTTCCGCGGCATGGGCGTCTTTTCAGAGTAG
- a CDS encoding LysM peptidoglycan-binding domain-containing protein, whose protein sequence is MRTFKTLTLLLLGLLIFGSAGYFGYQLFIKPGRLEKKEKAAAIAATPTPTPDPGAHELQHLKSLRTSGDSVGARDGLKAWIDSHPESPLLKEARQELGSANLSLLFQPSGNTEVITYTVVKGDSLAKIASKQKSNAELIQKANSLSGINLQIGQQLVIPSLKSSLELDRKAKNLTLLDNGIFVKEYSLLSSPQAPMKTVPAVNTKILEKIANAENKRVAFGDKAYAQSERIILLAGNSSIVGFDIPAQSPQSTTPSAQTGTNTSPSPAPSSLPLPGGYVLSKEDLLEIFPLVSRNTPVIIH, encoded by the coding sequence ATGCGAACCTTCAAAACCCTAACCCTTCTTCTTCTCGGCTTACTGATTTTCGGCTCAGCCGGCTATTTTGGCTACCAACTCTTTATCAAGCCGGGGCGCTTGGAGAAGAAAGAGAAGGCCGCAGCCATCGCAGCAACACCAACGCCCACTCCGGATCCGGGAGCCCATGAACTTCAGCATCTGAAATCGCTCCGGACAAGCGGTGATAGCGTCGGAGCCCGTGACGGGTTGAAAGCGTGGATCGACTCCCATCCCGAGTCTCCACTTCTGAAGGAAGCACGTCAGGAGTTAGGCTCTGCAAATTTGAGCCTGCTGTTCCAGCCATCCGGGAATACCGAGGTCATCACCTACACGGTTGTCAAAGGAGATTCGCTCGCCAAAATCGCCTCCAAGCAGAAGTCGAATGCCGAATTAATCCAGAAGGCTAACAGCCTGTCCGGTATCAACCTCCAGATCGGCCAGCAACTCGTCATCCCCTCACTGAAGTCATCCTTGGAACTTGACCGCAAAGCCAAGAACCTGACTCTTCTCGATAATGGGATCTTCGTGAAGGAATACTCCCTGCTCTCCTCGCCTCAAGCACCCATGAAGACCGTGCCTGCTGTGAACACCAAGATCCTCGAAAAGATTGCCAACGCAGAAAACAAAAGAGTCGCTTTCGGAGACAAGGCATACGCCCAAAGTGAGCGGATCATTCTTCTGGCAGGGAATTCCTCCATTGTCGGTTTTGATATCCCGGCACAGAGCCCCCAATCGACTACTCCTAGCGCTCAGACTGGGACCAATACCTCCCCCTCTCCGGCACCATCTTCTCTTCCTCTTCCAGGTGGCTATGTGCTCTCCAAAGAGGATCTCCTTGAGATTTTTCCGCTCGTCTCACGGAACACTCCGGTCATCATCCATTGA
- a CDS encoding L,D-transpeptidase, whose amino-acid sequence MKQFLPILLLPTLFLGGCAQLIQRSTYDQPAYKPKDSSKVVVKVSLSKQMVYVMEGNRPLLVTACCVGMPSKPTPKGNLCVTRKERNKRSGSYGFAVMRDAIVPCEAGSAKGRYVGYPMPYWVEFAPGYGFHQGWVWPTPKTHGCIRLHANDAGDFWELTRVGTPVKIANTQPEDATLGAKTPRPQDYNDPDLPNGEMTSPSYFQKIKAAVLQ is encoded by the coding sequence ATGAAGCAATTTCTTCCCATCCTACTACTCCCGACCCTTTTCCTCGGAGGCTGCGCCCAACTAATTCAACGATCCACCTATGATCAACCCGCCTACAAGCCCAAGGATTCCTCCAAGGTCGTGGTGAAGGTCTCACTCTCCAAGCAAATGGTCTATGTCATGGAGGGGAACAGGCCCCTTCTTGTGACGGCCTGCTGCGTCGGCATGCCATCCAAGCCCACCCCCAAAGGAAACCTCTGCGTCACCCGAAAGGAGCGAAATAAGCGTTCAGGCAGCTATGGATTTGCCGTGATGAGGGATGCCATTGTTCCTTGTGAGGCAGGCAGCGCCAAGGGCCGGTATGTCGGTTATCCGATGCCTTATTGGGTTGAATTCGCTCCCGGCTATGGTTTCCACCAGGGATGGGTCTGGCCGACGCCCAAGACGCACGGTTGCATCCGCCTCCATGCCAATGATGCTGGAGATTTCTGGGAGCTGACCCGTGTTGGTACACCAGTGAAGATTGCCAACACCCAGCCTGAGGATGCAACTTTGGGCGCAAAGACTCCCCGCCCGCAGGATTATAATGACCCAGACCTCCCGAACGGGGAAATGACTTCGCCCAGTTATTTCCAAAAGATCAAGGCTGCGGTCTTGCAGTAG
- a CDS encoding 4-hydroxy-3-methylbut-2-enyl diphosphate reductase, whose amino-acid sequence MARVQEQVEHHYHSSLVERVRADGSVLIAGKTTLRLAKQFGFCYGVERAIDLAYAARKVFPDARLFLIGEIIHNPEVNAQIAALGIRNLLDESGRPHVEDLGPEDVVIVPAFGTTVPLVEEIKSHGCRIVDTTCGDVMSVWKRVRQNATEEVTSIIHGKASHEETRATASRALGNGNGRYLIVLNLEETDRVCDYILGKVSREEFLCEFKERFSEGFDPDLHLQRIGVANQTTMLREETEAVQRKLKEAITLRDGSDKNFRLFDTICGATQERQDALKELLLQPLDLLLVVGGYNSSNTTHLAEMGEQSVPTYFIRNQECLENANMIRHFDLHQKKEISSEVSWLPQVGSNARIGITAGASCPNNLIEEVMLRVLSLRGETLPSA is encoded by the coding sequence ATGGCGCGGGTGCAGGAGCAGGTGGAGCATCATTACCACAGCAGTCTTGTCGAGAGAGTGCGCGCGGACGGTTCCGTCCTGATCGCTGGGAAGACAACACTTCGCTTGGCCAAGCAGTTCGGATTCTGCTATGGCGTCGAGAGAGCCATTGATCTCGCTTATGCTGCCCGGAAGGTCTTTCCAGATGCCCGTCTCTTCCTGATCGGCGAGATCATTCATAATCCCGAGGTGAATGCCCAGATCGCCGCTCTTGGGATCCGGAATCTTCTGGATGAATCGGGACGCCCTCATGTCGAGGACCTGGGACCGGAAGATGTCGTGATCGTGCCGGCCTTTGGAACAACGGTTCCTCTTGTTGAGGAGATCAAGAGTCATGGCTGCCGGATCGTCGACACTACCTGTGGCGATGTCATGAGTGTCTGGAAGAGGGTCAGGCAGAATGCTACTGAGGAGGTCACCTCCATCATCCATGGCAAGGCCTCGCATGAGGAGACCCGCGCCACAGCCTCGCGCGCCCTGGGCAACGGAAACGGGCGTTACCTGATCGTCCTGAATCTTGAAGAGACCGATCGTGTTTGCGACTACATCTTAGGCAAAGTCAGTCGTGAGGAGTTTCTCTGTGAGTTCAAGGAAAGGTTCTCCGAGGGATTCGACCCCGATCTTCATCTCCAACGTATCGGCGTGGCAAACCAGACAACGATGCTTCGGGAGGAGACCGAAGCCGTGCAGAGAAAGCTCAAGGAGGCCATTACTCTGCGGGATGGAAGCGATAAGAACTTCCGACTCTTTGACACGATCTGCGGTGCCACCCAGGAGAGGCAGGACGCCCTCAAGGAACTGCTGCTCCAACCTCTCGACCTGCTTCTCGTCGTCGGTGGCTACAATAGCTCTAACACAACCCACCTGGCCGAGATGGGTGAGCAGAGCGTGCCGACCTATTTCATCCGGAATCAGGAGTGTCTGGAGAATGCCAACATGATCCGTCACTTCGATCTGCATCAGAAGAAAGAGATCTCCTCCGAAGTCTCCTGGCTTCCTCAGGTAGGAAGTAATGCACGGATCGGAATCACGGCTGGCGCCTCCTGTCCGAATAACCTGATCGAGGAGGTGATGCTACGAGTGCTGAGCCTTCGTGGTGAAACTCTTCCTAGCGCCTGA
- a CDS encoding NAD(P)H-hydrate dehydratase, which produces MILTAQQMKAAEELAFRNGATPEGLMEIAGEGIARCIGQFFPYPGTAVLYCGKGHNGGDGLVSARHLLNQGWKILIRLAAPESEMSELSRLHLLALHGAELIDSIPQIRGPLLLLDGLLGIGASGAPRSSFQELIHEMNALRRKSGGYTVAVDLPSGLDATTGEIPGGCVQADLTVTIGAVKSGLVADAATAVVGRIALIELPGVPIEGGDPASISTALALRSLLPIRNYDSYKGTYGHIGILAGSSGFLGAAQLCSAAALHAGGGLVTLYALPECHDLLASTCIPEVMVQRIASYNEIPTEKLDVLALGPGLGAEHHEELRGLVRDSRIPCVVDADALNAVAFNPSLLSQCAGPRLLTPHPGEMERLAPRDGRTRRNWATDFIESYPVTLLLKGSRTIIAEKGNSPVFNSTGNPGMGSGGMGDVLTGVCAALIGSGQSCREAAMLGAWLCGRAAELAIFNGSDAQESLSATSVISYLGEACKSLRNGDY; this is translated from the coding sequence ATGATCCTCACAGCCCAACAGATGAAAGCAGCTGAGGAACTGGCTTTTCGCAATGGGGCTACTCCCGAGGGGCTTATGGAGATTGCAGGTGAGGGGATTGCGAGGTGTATCGGCCAGTTCTTTCCTTATCCCGGTACCGCCGTGCTTTATTGCGGGAAGGGGCATAATGGCGGTGATGGCCTTGTTAGCGCGAGGCATCTGCTCAATCAGGGGTGGAAGATACTGATCCGTCTTGCCGCTCCCGAGTCTGAAATGTCTGAACTTTCGAGGCTCCATCTCCTGGCGCTTCATGGGGCTGAACTCATCGATTCTATCCCGCAGATAAGAGGACCGTTACTGCTGCTGGACGGATTATTGGGCATCGGTGCTTCCGGTGCTCCTCGTAGCTCTTTCCAGGAGCTGATCCATGAGATGAACGCTCTGCGCAGAAAATCGGGAGGATATACCGTAGCTGTTGATCTTCCATCCGGTCTGGATGCCACGACAGGAGAGATACCCGGAGGATGCGTGCAGGCTGATCTGACAGTGACAATCGGAGCTGTAAAGTCCGGCCTCGTCGCTGATGCTGCCACGGCTGTTGTGGGTCGCATCGCCTTGATTGAGTTGCCCGGAGTTCCGATAGAGGGGGGTGATCCTGCCAGTATTTCTACGGCATTAGCTCTCCGGTCTCTTCTCCCAATCAGGAACTATGACTCCTACAAGGGAACCTATGGGCATATCGGGATCTTGGCCGGATCGAGTGGCTTCCTGGGTGCTGCACAGCTTTGCTCAGCAGCGGCGCTCCATGCCGGTGGAGGACTGGTGACTCTTTATGCCTTGCCGGAGTGCCACGATCTTCTGGCCTCGACCTGCATTCCGGAAGTGATGGTCCAGCGAATTGCTTCCTATAACGAAATTCCAACGGAGAAACTGGATGTCCTAGCCCTTGGGCCCGGTCTCGGAGCGGAGCATCATGAGGAATTACGGGGACTTGTCCGCGACAGTCGGATCCCCTGCGTGGTCGATGCCGATGCACTCAATGCAGTTGCTTTCAATCCTTCGTTGCTCTCTCAGTGCGCTGGTCCCCGTCTTCTCACTCCACACCCGGGTGAGATGGAGCGGCTTGCTCCCCGAGACGGAAGGACCCGTCGAAATTGGGCAACGGACTTTATCGAAAGTTATCCTGTGACTCTGCTTCTCAAGGGATCTCGCACGATTATTGCGGAGAAGGGAAACTCACCCGTTTTCAACAGCACTGGCAACCCGGGCATGGGGAGCGGAGGAATGGGAGATGTCCTGACGGGTGTTTGCGCCGCCTTGATAGGATCAGGGCAATCCTGCCGTGAGGCTGCCATGCTTGGAGCATGGCTTTGCGGACGTGCCGCCGAGCTAGCCATCTTCAACGGCTCAGATGCTCAGGAATCACTCTCCGCCACTTCGGTGATCAGCTACCTCGGCGAGGCCTGTAAGTCGCTCCGAAACGGGGACTACTGA
- the bcp gene encoding thioredoxin-dependent thiol peroxidase has translation MSTLQVGDKAPSFTTTAVGGIYGSGTPLKLTELKGQAVVLYFYPKDDTPGCTTQACEIRDAWKEIQSTGAALFGVSIDPVKSHGKFIAKFDLPFPLLSDTDKSIVEAYGVWVEKSMYGKRYMGTERSTFIIDPKGTIAAIFPKVKPAEHAGLVVKALKELRD, from the coding sequence ATGAGCACACTCCAAGTCGGCGACAAGGCCCCTTCCTTCACCACTACCGCCGTCGGCGGGATCTATGGCAGCGGAACACCCTTAAAGCTCACCGAGCTGAAAGGACAGGCCGTCGTTCTCTATTTCTACCCGAAGGATGACACGCCGGGATGCACCACGCAGGCCTGCGAGATTCGGGATGCATGGAAAGAGATTCAGTCGACAGGAGCGGCCCTATTCGGCGTCAGCATCGATCCAGTGAAATCCCATGGAAAATTCATCGCCAAGTTCGACCTTCCCTTTCCCCTGTTGAGCGACACCGACAAGTCGATTGTCGAGGCCTACGGAGTCTGGGTGGAGAAGTCGATGTACGGCAAGAGGTACATGGGCACGGAGCGCAGCACCTTCATCATCGATCCCAAGGGTACGATCGCAGCCATCTTCCCCAAGGTGAAACCGGCCGAACACGCCGGTCTTGTGGTGAAAGCACTGAAAGAGCTAAGGGATTAA
- a CDS encoding PAS domain S-box protein, whose translation MNAGFIDRLVERIRFVEPADIGHYLQILSKEKGFLETIFNAILEGVIVTDPQDHIIYMNKAACSFFGMNGAEHIGRSLAEAIPGLELKSVARPGDVMSRDLEVFYPKHRFLNFYVSPLMSDEKELAQRELVGRAIILRDITEERLETQETIESERISAVTLLAAGVAHEIGNPLNSLDIQLQLLQRRLNKPSLSKNDQQELADSVSVARSEVKRLDQIITQFLKAVRPAPLECKPTDFNALILEAVEFLRNEVEDRGITVDLFPGKHLPRVSLDADQFRQALYNVIRNSFQAMGSKGHLRIGTACDDSHVWVSIGDTGGGIDPSRVGVIFQPYYTTKENGSGLGLHIVQRIVRAHGGEIMIQSAMGQGMLFTIRLPRDDRRVRFLPPITEEKDSQG comes from the coding sequence ATGAATGCCGGATTCATCGACAGGCTTGTCGAGCGGATCCGATTTGTGGAACCGGCCGACATCGGCCACTACCTCCAAATTCTCTCCAAGGAGAAGGGATTCCTGGAGACCATCTTCAACGCCATTCTGGAGGGGGTCATCGTCACCGACCCTCAGGATCACATCATCTACATGAACAAGGCAGCCTGTTCCTTCTTCGGAATGAACGGAGCTGAACATATAGGCAGGAGCCTGGCAGAGGCCATTCCCGGACTAGAACTTAAGTCAGTGGCGCGTCCCGGCGATGTCATGAGCCGTGACCTGGAAGTCTTCTATCCGAAACACCGTTTTCTGAACTTCTACGTGAGTCCGCTGATGAGCGACGAGAAAGAGTTAGCCCAGCGGGAGTTGGTGGGACGCGCCATCATTCTCCGAGACATCACCGAGGAGCGTCTTGAGACTCAGGAGACCATCGAGAGCGAGCGCATCTCCGCAGTTACACTTCTTGCAGCAGGGGTGGCTCACGAGATCGGAAACCCCCTCAACTCGCTCGACATCCAACTCCAGCTTCTGCAGCGTCGCCTAAACAAGCCCTCTCTCTCGAAGAATGATCAGCAGGAGCTGGCGGACTCCGTCTCCGTGGCCCGCAGCGAGGTAAAGCGTCTGGACCAGATCATCACCCAGTTCCTCAAGGCCGTCCGACCGGCTCCCCTGGAGTGCAAGCCGACCGATTTCAATGCCCTGATACTGGAAGCCGTTGAGTTCCTCCGCAATGAAGTGGAGGATCGGGGCATCACGGTGGATCTCTTTCCCGGCAAACATCTCCCCCGTGTCTCCCTTGATGCGGATCAATTCCGACAGGCCCTCTACAATGTGATCAGGAACAGCTTCCAGGCCATGGGAAGTAAGGGACATCTTCGCATCGGCACGGCCTGCGACGACTCCCATGTCTGGGTCAGTATTGGCGACACCGGTGGGGGGATCGATCCCTCAAGAGTGGGCGTGATCTTCCAACCCTACTACACCACCAAGGAGAACGGTTCGGGCTTGGGACTCCATATCGTCCAGCGCATCGTCCGTGCCCATGGTGGCGAAATCATGATCCAGAGCGCAATGGGTCAAGGGATGCTCTTCACGATACGCCTTCCACGGGACGACCGCCGCGTCCGGTTCCTTCCCCCCATCACGGAGGAAAAAGATTCACAGGGATAA